A genomic window from Ilyobacter polytropus DSM 2926 includes:
- the lon gene encoding endopeptidase La: MADNNNITELVSVNEIMPEKLVILPIVTRPVFPNIMIPITFSGGQFLEAIRKVEEKENRLMGLVFTKEVDEVDLFKSELYDVGTVVKIHKITPISPNTVQIIVQGITRFKKIKTVEKTPLLTWNVEYNQEPSGAPNDEVRAYMLAIMTSLKEIFKVNPIMQEELKLLMSQVSYDKPSILMDLIAAMLKIESKELQELLEEFNLEERCRKLLTLLKKELEISQLQEKIQKQIEDKVSKQQKDYFLREQLKLIKKELGMEKDDKQTEIDKLVERLSEIELSEEAKNVVEEQFEKLKMIDQSSPEYHVTRSYIQSIIELPWGIYSDDRLDVKKARTILDKDHYGLQDVKTNILEFISTIMKTGNVTGSILCLVGPPGVGKTSIGKSIASTLNRKFYRFSVGGMKDEAEIKGHRRTYIGAMPGKIIQALKRVETSNPVIMLDEIDKIGNSYQGDPASALLEVLDPEQNRDFLDHYLDVRYDLSKILFITTANTMDTIPKPLLDRMEVIQLPGYIMEEKLEIAKRFLIPNQMKEHGLTKREVNINKGAIEDVVDKYAREAGVRNLEKNIRKIMRKTTLRIAEGDVNKVNINKKNLEEFLGQPLFITEELYQRSVPGVTLGLAWTSMGGATLYIEATGISNKEKGFKLTGQLGNVMKESAEIAHSYVRSYLNKEKACSEEERSFFDKNTVHLHVPAGATPKDGPSAGVTMALALYSLAKGKAVRKEVAMTGELTLTGKVLPIGGIREKTIAARRVGIFTLIVPKDNKKDYERLPDYIKEGVTVHFVDYFEDVIKVAFD; the protein is encoded by the coding sequence ATGGCTGATAATAATAACATAACAGAACTTGTTAGTGTCAATGAGATAATGCCGGAAAAACTTGTAATTCTTCCCATTGTAACAAGACCTGTTTTCCCCAATATAATGATTCCTATAACATTTTCAGGGGGACAGTTCCTTGAAGCAATAAGAAAAGTGGAAGAAAAAGAAAATAGGTTAATGGGACTTGTATTTACAAAAGAAGTAGATGAAGTCGATCTTTTTAAATCGGAGCTTTATGATGTGGGAACTGTAGTTAAAATTCATAAGATCACACCGATTTCTCCGAATACTGTACAAATAATAGTACAGGGAATAACTAGATTTAAGAAGATAAAAACAGTGGAGAAGACACCGCTTCTCACTTGGAATGTAGAATATAACCAGGAACCAAGCGGAGCTCCAAATGATGAAGTACGTGCTTATATGCTTGCTATCATGACCTCGCTTAAAGAGATATTTAAGGTTAATCCTATAATGCAAGAAGAGCTGAAACTTTTAATGTCTCAGGTTTCCTATGACAAACCTAGTATACTGATGGATCTCATAGCGGCAATGTTAAAGATTGAAAGCAAAGAGCTTCAGGAACTTTTAGAAGAATTTAATCTAGAAGAAAGATGTAGGAAGCTTCTGACACTTCTGAAAAAAGAGCTAGAAATATCTCAGCTTCAGGAAAAAATACAAAAGCAGATCGAAGACAAAGTAAGCAAACAGCAGAAAGACTATTTTCTCAGGGAACAGCTTAAGCTTATAAAAAAAGAGCTTGGAATGGAAAAAGATGATAAACAGACTGAAATAGATAAACTTGTAGAAAGATTATCAGAAATAGAACTTTCAGAAGAAGCTAAAAATGTTGTAGAAGAGCAGTTTGAAAAGCTGAAAATGATAGATCAGAGCTCTCCTGAATATCATGTGACCAGGTCTTATATACAATCCATAATAGAACTTCCTTGGGGAATATATTCTGATGACAGGCTAGACGTAAAAAAAGCCAGAACCATATTAGATAAGGATCATTATGGTCTTCAGGATGTAAAAACAAATATACTAGAATTTATAAGTACCATAATGAAAACAGGGAATGTAACTGGTTCTATTCTTTGCCTTGTCGGTCCTCCAGGAGTTGGTAAAACTTCTATAGGTAAATCTATAGCCAGTACTCTCAACAGAAAATTTTACAGATTTTCTGTTGGAGGTATGAAGGATGAGGCTGAGATAAAGGGACACAGAAGGACTTATATAGGTGCAATGCCAGGAAAGATAATACAGGCTCTCAAAAGAGTAGAAACTTCAAATCCAGTTATAATGCTAGATGAGATTGACAAAATAGGAAACAGCTACCAGGGAGACCCTGCCTCTGCACTTTTAGAGGTGCTAGATCCAGAACAAAACAGAGACTTTTTGGATCATTACTTAGATGTCAGGTATGATCTTTCCAAGATATTATTTATTACAACTGCAAACACCATGGATACTATACCAAAACCACTTCTTGACCGTATGGAGGTCATTCAGCTTCCTGGTTATATAATGGAGGAAAAGCTAGAGATCGCCAAGAGGTTTTTAATCCCAAATCAGATGAAAGAACATGGCCTTACCAAGCGTGAGGTAAACATCAACAAGGGAGCAATAGAAGATGTGGTAGACAAGTATGCCAGAGAAGCAGGCGTAAGAAATCTTGAAAAAAATATAAGAAAGATAATGAGGAAAACCACCCTACGTATAGCTGAAGGTGATGTGAATAAAGTGAATATCAACAAAAAAAACCTAGAAGAATTCCTGGGACAGCCTCTCTTTATAACTGAGGAGCTTTATCAGAGATCTGTACCTGGAGTTACACTAGGACTTGCATGGACATCTATGGGGGGAGCCACACTGTATATAGAGGCTACCGGTATTAGTAATAAAGAAAAAGGGTTTAAACTTACAGGACAGCTAGGAAATGTGATGAAAGAATCTGCGGAAATAGCCCACTCTTATGTCAGGTCTTACCTAAACAAAGAAAAAGCTTGTTCTGAAGAAGAAAGAAGCTTTTTTGATAAAAATACAGTCCACCTTCATGTTCCAGCAGGGGCAACTCCTAAAGACGGTCCATCTGCAGGAGTAACAATGGCCTTAGCCTTATATTCTCTGGCAAAAGGAAAAGCTGTGAGAAAGGAAGTGGCCATGACTGGTGAACTAACCCTTACAGGAAAGGTGCTGCCTATAGGGGGAATAAGGGAAAAAACAATCGCTGCAAGAAGAGTTGGTATTTTTACCCTTATAGTTCCAAAGGATAATAAAAAAGACTATGAACGTCTTCCAGATTATATAAAAGAGGGAGTTACGGTTCATTTTGTAGATTATTTTGAAGATGTTATCAAAGTTGCATTTGACTAG
- the cls gene encoding cardiolipin synthase: MVLEHLIFFAKYIYFINILFVVVIIFVERKKPVYSLFWITVLVLTSYIGFISYLLFGLSFRKKRLSKKFYMRNLFRYTNPSENNEAKKLEKWEQMIQYLELTGKNRLTFSNSTVIFTDGKKLFQDMKDELKKATSYIHMEYFIFDNDALGKEFFSILKEKAKSGVEVKLILDGVGCRKLPLKKIVALRDSKIDVLVFFPSYFPFINLRANYRTHRKICIVDAKLGYIGGFNIGKDYIGKGHLGKWRDTHIKMKGEILNELQKEFFSSWDFIKNQKFLSFKKKVRNRYDEKKYFPEKEKIGNSSIQIVGSAPDYEFHLIRDAILHMITKAKKYIYIQTPYFIPDDIIFEALKIASLSGVNIKIMIPNKPDHLMVYWATHSYVGEMITMGVKFYSYKKGFLHSKVVIVDDEVATVGSSNFDYRSFYQNFEINAFIYDFDTVKKLKATFIEDLAESSSITKEIYHNRKLLVKFKESISRLFSPIL, translated from the coding sequence ATGGTTTTAGAGCATCTGATTTTCTTCGCAAAGTATATTTACTTTATTAATATACTTTTTGTAGTCGTTATAATCTTCGTTGAAAGAAAAAAACCTGTCTATAGTTTGTTCTGGATCACAGTTCTTGTTCTGACATCCTATATTGGATTTATATCTTATCTGTTGTTTGGTTTAAGTTTTAGAAAAAAAAGACTAAGTAAAAAGTTTTATATGAGAAATCTTTTCAGGTATACTAATCCTTCTGAAAATAATGAGGCCAAAAAACTTGAAAAATGGGAGCAGATGATACAGTATTTAGAGCTTACAGGGAAAAACCGGTTAACTTTTTCAAATAGCACAGTAATTTTTACTGATGGAAAAAAACTTTTCCAGGACATGAAAGATGAGTTAAAAAAAGCGACTTCTTATATACACATGGAATATTTTATCTTTGACAATGATGCTTTGGGGAAAGAATTCTTTTCTATTTTGAAGGAAAAGGCAAAATCCGGTGTAGAAGTCAAACTAATATTAGATGGTGTAGGGTGCAGAAAACTTCCGCTAAAAAAAATTGTAGCACTCAGAGATTCAAAAATCGATGTGTTGGTTTTTTTCCCCTCTTATTTTCCCTTTATAAACCTGAGGGCCAACTACAGAACTCACAGAAAAATATGTATAGTTGATGCAAAGTTAGGCTATATCGGAGGATTTAATATTGGGAAAGACTACATAGGGAAGGGTCACCTGGGAAAGTGGAGAGACACTCATATAAAAATGAAAGGTGAAATCTTAAATGAGCTTCAGAAAGAATTTTTTTCATCCTGGGATTTTATAAAAAATCAAAAGTTTTTAAGTTTCAAGAAAAAAGTTAGGAACAGATATGATGAAAAAAAATATTTTCCTGAAAAAGAAAAGATTGGGAATTCTTCTATACAGATTGTAGGAAGTGCCCCAGATTATGAATTTCACCTGATAAGAGATGCTATTCTTCATATGATAACAAAGGCAAAAAAATATATTTATATACAGACTCCTTATTTTATACCAGATGATATTATTTTTGAAGCTTTGAAAATAGCTTCACTTTCTGGGGTAAATATAAAAATAATGATTCCAAATAAACCTGACCACCTTATGGTGTACTGGGCAACTCACTCTTATGTTGGAGAGATGATAACTATGGGAGTGAAGTTTTACTCCTATAAAAAGGGGTTTCTTCACAGCAAAGTAGTCATCGTAGACGATGAGGTTGCCACAGTTGGAAGTTCTAATTTTGATTACAGGAGTTTTTATCAAAATTTTGAAATAAATGCTTTTATATATGATTTTGACACTGTGAAAAAATTAAAAGCAACATTTATAGAGGATCTGGCAGAAAGTTCATCTATAACAAAAGAAATTTACCACAACAGAAAGCTCTTGGTAAAATTCAAGGAATCCATCAGCAGACTGTTTTCTCCAATTCTCTAA
- a CDS encoding PHP domain-containing protein, with protein sequence MIEFDKLSDYFNEFYDFRPNDDSIYLDLHLHTSASDGYNTPKFFIDFLNEKKHLISITDHNEIRGAVKIAELGISVVPGIELGCEDGFELLVYFNTFEDLEEFYAREVEGNKHPYRMARTTKDVFYYLDLLEGRGCHISIPHINGMAQKNFIKNKHYLSEVIKRVDSLETYNHSLSKKRNLTAKDLRKRYDLNATFGSDAHINREILSFYRFLNMEEKKHHKLMDSLYKVPMLSGLGKKHLVHMFKKK encoded by the coding sequence ATGATTGAATTTGATAAATTATCAGATTATTTTAATGAATTTTATGACTTTAGGCCGAATGATGACTCAATTTACCTAGACCTACATCTTCATACAAGCGCTTCAGACGGATACAATACCCCAAAATTTTTCATAGATTTTTTAAATGAAAAAAAACACTTGATATCCATAACAGATCACAATGAGATCAGAGGTGCAGTAAAAATAGCCGAACTTGGAATAAGTGTAGTTCCTGGAATAGAACTCGGGTGTGAAGACGGCTTTGAACTTCTGGTTTATTTCAATACCTTTGAAGACCTTGAAGAGTTTTATGCCAGAGAGGTCGAAGGAAACAAACACCCCTATAGGATGGCTAGAACCACAAAGGATGTTTTTTATTATTTAGACCTTTTAGAGGGTAGAGGCTGCCATATCTCAATCCCTCACATAAATGGAATGGCTCAGAAAAATTTTATTAAAAACAAGCATTATCTTTCTGAGGTAATAAAAAGAGTAGATTCTTTAGAAACATATAACCACTCTCTGTCAAAAAAAAGAAATTTAACTGCAAAAGATTTGAGAAAAAGATATGATTTAAATGCAACCTTTGGAAGTGATGCTCATATCAACAGAGAAATCCTTTCATTTTACCGCTTCCTAAACATGGAAGAAAAAAAACATCATAAATTAATGGATTCTCTCTATAAGGTTCCCATGCTTTCAGGTCTCGGAAAGAAACATCTAGTGCATATGTTCAAGAAAAAATAA
- a CDS encoding GDSL-type esterase/lipase family protein, with protein MKKKSLIISGLITIILGAFVFFDKNPLKIELPKGRETVLVCFGDSLTAGIGAPEGKSYPDYLKNYLDVKIINKGVPGETASQGRKRLKKDVLSLDPDIVILEFGANDYFRKIASEKTKIHLEHMVDSLLDRGTVVFIAKFFPENSILSFIKSKDKKNYDEIYKELSSKDNVFLIEDIWGEAWGTPKYMSDTVHPNEYGYEIMAEKYFKAVKDLFEYNNLLNENHP; from the coding sequence TTGAAGAAAAAAAGTTTAATAATAAGCGGATTAATAACGATTATTTTAGGAGCTTTTGTTTTTTTTGATAAGAATCCGTTAAAAATAGAACTGCCAAAAGGGCGGGAGACTGTTTTAGTGTGTTTCGGAGACAGCCTAACTGCAGGTATAGGGGCTCCTGAGGGGAAAAGCTATCCTGATTACCTTAAAAATTACCTAGATGTAAAGATCATAAATAAAGGCGTTCCAGGTGAAACAGCTTCACAGGGAAGAAAAAGGCTTAAAAAAGATGTTTTGAGCCTTGATCCAGACATAGTTATACTAGAATTTGGAGCCAATGATTATTTCAGAAAAATAGCTAGTGAAAAGACAAAGATTCATTTGGAACATATGGTTGACAGTCTTTTAGACAGAGGTACAGTGGTTTTTATAGCAAAATTTTTTCCTGAAAATTCTATATTATCTTTTATAAAATCAAAAGATAAGAAAAATTATGATGAAATATATAAAGAGCTTTCCTCTAAAGACAATGTTTTCCTCATTGAGGATATATGGGGTGAAGCCTGGGGAACGCCAAAGTATATGAGTGACACAGTTCATCCAAATGAATATGGTTATGAAATAATGGCGGAAAAATATTTTAAAGCTGTCAAAGATCTTTTTGAGTATAATAATCTATTAAATGAAAATCATCCGTAA